TGATGAGGAAGTTGCCGACCATCAGCACGGCCGAGGCGACGAGCGCCTCCTGCCAGTACGCGAGCAGGTAGTCAGCCTCGAGCTGGAGCCCGATGCTCGTGAAGAAGACCACGAGAAAGAAGTCGGTCACCGGTCGCATTCGCTCCTTGAGCTCGGTGCTGTAGGGAAGCTGTGCGAGACTGAGGCCGGCGATGAACGCCCCAACCTCGACCGAGAGTTCGAGAGCCTCTGCGACGAAAATAAAGAGGAACGCCCACGCTAGTCCGACGACGAACAGGACGTTCCGGTCGCTCGCGACCGACTCGAGCAGTGTCGGCAACACGTACTGGTAGGCGACGTAGGAGGCGGCCCCCATCGCCGCCATCAGTCCGAGGATCCAGGCGACGTCGAAGAGGATCTCACCAGCCGTCCCCTCGAGCCCCGCGCCGACCAGCGCGAGGACGATCACGAGGTAGATGTCCTGGACGATGAGGACGCCGATGTCGATCCGTCCCGGGAGGCTCTTCAGATCTCCCTTCTCGTCGAGCAGCTTGACGATGATCGGCGTCGCGCCGAAGACGGTCGCGAGCGCGATGATGAACACGTCCATCCCGCGGAAGCCGAGCAGGAACGCGATCCCGAACGCGGCGGCGGTCTGGAGGATCGTCTGTCCGATCGCGATGTTGACGATCGGCCTGAGGATACCTTTGATCCGCTCGAATCGCATCTCGATCCCGAGCACGAAAAGCAGGAAGCCGAGTCCGAGTTCGGCCATCACTTCGATGAGCTGTTCTTCGGTCACGACGCCGAGCAATACGGGACCGAGAACGATCCCGGTCAGGATGTATGCGACGAGCGTCGGCTGTCCGGTCCGTCGGGCGGCGTAGCTCAGCACCGTCGCTGCGACGATGACGATGGCGAAGTCGGCCGCGAGTGCAATTCCTCCGAGTGGCATCTTATCTCGTTTCGTAGCGACAACGACGTTGCGCGCCGGGGATCGACGCGCCGGCGGCATCGGGACCGAGCGGACCGCCACTGGCGTTCTCGAGGCGCCGTTCTCGGCAGTTTCGTGTGTTCGTTGTTCCTGACGACGCCGTCCTCCAGATCGAGGACCCGCTCGCATCGACGGCGACGGCACGAGCCGCGATCACCGCCGCTCGATCACTGTCCCCTCGCCGCCGACGGCGACGCCCAGGCCGTCGCCGAGCGCGATCGCCTCCAGTCCTGCGGGCGCGTCGACGTCGGCTCGCTCCCAGCCGGCCGTCGGGTCGTCGCGCTCGTGGATCGCTCCCCCCGCGGTACACACCGCGAGTCGCTCTCCCGCCCGGACGATCCCCCCCAGCGCGTCCTCGCAGACTCGCTCGGGAGTCCACCGCGAGCCGTCGTAGCGGTGGACGACGCCGCCGTCGGTACAGAGGTGACAGGTCCCGCTTTCGCCCTCGCCCGCGGCGATCCCGGCGGGGGTGCCGTCCGCGTCCTCGATCCCGATCCGCTCGAAGCTCCGACCGCCGTCCTCGGTCGCGAAGACGCCGTCGTTCGTGTCACAGCAGAAGCCGTCCTCGCCACCGAGGACGACGTCACTCAGGCTCGAGCCGCTTCCCGGCGTCGCGGGCTCGTCCCAGCTGCAGTCGCCGTCGCGGTATCGGCCGCGCAACACCTCGCCGGAGCCGTTGATCGCCAGAATCGTCTCCTCGTTCGCACCGCCCGCGACGGCGATTCCGGCCAAGTTATCGGTTCGATCGTCGGGCGCCGAGTAGTCGGTGTGGCGGCCCGAGGCGAGGTCGAGTCGGCCGACTGCGCCGCCGTCGCCGGCGACCCAGGCGGCCCCGCCGTCGTCGGTTACGTCGACCCCCGACAGGGTCTGGCCCTGAGCTGCCGGGCCGTCCTCGAGGACGACGGTCCACTCCTCGCCATCCCGCGTGACGACGACGCCGTCCTCGCCGACGGCGACGGCGCTCGAGTCTGCGACCGCGGCGTCGAGCAGTGCCGCGTCGGTGGGCGCGTCCGCGTGTCGCCACTCGGGTTCGGTCTCCGGCTCGTCAGCGTCGTGCGGTTCGGACGCCGGTGTGGCGTCCTCGGTCGCTGGTTCGGCCTCGCCATCGCCAGCCGGCTCGTCTCCTTTGGCACCCGACGCAGCTGTATCCGTCGACTCGGTCGACGGTTCGGCGCCGGCTGTCGGCTCGCTCGAGGGGGCCGACTTCGACTCCGCCTCGGGTTCGGGCTCTGGTTCTGGTTCTGGTTCTGGTTCTGGTTCGCGGTCGGCCGTCGACGTCTCCTCGAGCGACTCCCGTCCGTCCCGACCCGAGGACTCGGCTCGCGATTCCGGCTCTGCCGGCGGCGGACCGAGGGAGTCGGCTCCCGACTCCGGAGCGGACCGTGTCTCGGGGTCGCCTCGCTCGTCGTCCGAATCCGCGAGCGCCGCGTCGGTCGGCGACATCGAGCTCCCGGTCGTGTCGTCGCCTCGCCGCGAGATGTAGAGGACGATCGGCGGAACGATATAACAGGCAAGCGCAAGGAGGACGAATCCACGGTGGACGAACGTGAGCAGCCCGAACGCAGTCAGCCCGGCCGTCGCGACGGCGTGCATCCACGTCTTCGTGTACTGCTGGAAGAACGCGCCGAAACCGCTGGGTCCCGTGTTTGCCGCCATCGCTCAGTTCCACCCGTCCTCGAGGATCGAGCTCTCGTCGTCGCTGCCGGCTACGGAGTCGACGGA
This genomic window from Natronococcus occultus SP4 contains:
- a CDS encoding cation:proton antiporter — protein: MPLGGIALAADFAIVIVAATVLSYAARRTGQPTLVAYILTGIVLGPVLLGVVTEEQLIEVMAELGLGFLLFVLGIEMRFERIKGILRPIVNIAIGQTILQTAAAFGIAFLLGFRGMDVFIIALATVFGATPIIVKLLDEKGDLKSLPGRIDIGVLIVQDIYLVIVLALVGAGLEGTAGEILFDVAWILGLMAAMGAASYVAYQYVLPTLLESVASDRNVLFVVGLAWAFLFIFVAEALELSVEVGAFIAGLSLAQLPYSTELKERMRPVTDFFLVVFFTSIGLQLEADYLLAYWQEALVASAVLMVGNFLIMFYLINRENFAPETSFLGSINMVQVSEFSLVVGALAVTEGLVDEPILGYLSVMALVTMTISTYIIIYNDWIYEQAAPYLERFEDEDQRDASLSITEDHAVVVGYDPVVRETLPVVREAFEDVIVVDRSVDNVDELESRDVDFRYGDIRHGEIREQVDLEHAAFVLSMARPPSVNRQLVEETAEDTFVVAAAEHVNEAEDLYELGADYVALKEVMAGELLGEYIETFAEDRDRFRESVRESMDRIRERGTVPPEPPREGAGTAADVSGGDGE
- a CDS encoding beta propeller repeat protein, with the protein product MAANTGPSGFGAFFQQYTKTWMHAVATAGLTAFGLLTFVHRGFVLLALACYIVPPIVLYISRRGDDTTGSSMSPTDAALADSDDERGDPETRSAPESGADSLGPPPAEPESRAESSGRDGRESLEETSTADREPEPEPEPEPEPEPEAESKSAPSSEPTAGAEPSTESTDTAASGAKGDEPAGDGEAEPATEDATPASEPHDADEPETEPEWRHADAPTDAALLDAAVADSSAVAVGEDGVVVTRDGEEWTVVLEDGPAAQGQTLSGVDVTDDGGAAWVAGDGGAVGRLDLASGRHTDYSAPDDRTDNLAGIAVAGGANEETILAINGSGEVLRGRYRDGDCSWDEPATPGSGSSLSDVVLGGEDGFCCDTNDGVFATEDGGRSFERIGIEDADGTPAGIAAGEGESGTCHLCTDGGVVHRYDGSRWTPERVCEDALGGIVRAGERLAVCTAGGAIHERDDPTAGWERADVDAPAGLEAIALGDGLGVAVGGEGTVIERR